The following are encoded in a window of Mustela nigripes isolate SB6536 chromosome 1, MUSNIG.SB6536, whole genome shotgun sequence genomic DNA:
- the EML3 gene encoding echinoderm microtubule-associated protein-like 3 isoform X2: MDGAGGPGEGPAQEALQSLSRRLQVQEKEMELVKAALAEALRLLRLHAPPNPLQDPGTPAPTRDSSPAAPPGLPPTCGPSLVSRGTQTETEVETEPSPGPPSLSNGPPAPQGGSEEPGGTQSEGGGSSSSGAGSPGPPGILRLVQSPQRADTPRRNSSSSSSPSERPRQKLSRKAASSANLLLRSGSTESRGGKEPLSSPGGPGSRRSNYNLGISVKMFLRGRPITMYIPSGIRSLEELPSGPPPETLSLDWVYGYRGRDSRSNLFVLRSGEVVYFIACVVVLYRPEGGPGGPGGGGQRHYRGHTDCVRCLAVHPDGVRVASGQTAGVDKDGKPLQPVVHVWDSETLLKLQEIGLGAFERGVGALAFSVADQGAFLCVVDDSNEHMLSVWDCSRGTKLAEIKSTNDSVLAVGFSPRDSSCIVTSGKSHVHFWNWSGGTGVPGNGTLTRKQGVFGKYKKPKFIPCFVFLPDGDILTGDSEGNILTWGRSLSDSRTPGRGGAKETYGIVAQAHAHEGSIFALCLRRDGTVLSGGGRDRRLVQWGPGLVALQEAEIPEHFGAVRAIAEGLGSELLVGTTKNALLRGDLAQGFSPVIQGHTDELWGLCTHPFQNRFLTCGHDRQLCLWDGEGHALAWSIDLKETGLCADFHPSGAVVAVGLNTGRWLVLDTETREIVSDITDGNEQLSVVRYSPDGLYLAIGSHDNMIYIYSVSSDGAKSSRFGRCVGHSSFITHLDWSKDGSFIMSNSGDYEILYWDVVGGCKLLRNRYDSRDREWATYTCVLGFHVYGAKPRVRRPRQPRDQRPVHARRLAPHLAGGQGRQHLPMASAGRWRRGAGAHHALSNALPVPRLLSRRLTAAGGDPPALRRGSAPPETPRTRGRPFLDFETFPIARFPGGGEWHPRTHCRDPLAEPGSPSLGPDSRRLLRGNKPKAKSPPSPFVGLGWVPPGPCGGGDEEKEEFGKGRGA, encoded by the exons ATGGACGGGGCCGGGGGGCCCG GTGAGGGCCCTGCTCAGGAGGCCCTGCAGTCCTTGAGCCGGCGGCTTCAGGTGCAAGAGAAGGAGATGGAGCTGGTTAAGGCAGCCCTGGCCGAGGCCCTCCGCCTGCTGCGGCTGCAcgcgccccccaaccccctgcagGACCCTGGCACACCTGCTCCAACCCGAGATAG cagccctgccGCGCCCCCAGGACTGCCCCCCACGTGCGGCCCCTCCTTGGTGAGCCGGGGCACCCAGACCGAGACCGAGGTGGAGACGGAGCCATCCCCGGGCCCCCCTAGCCTGAGCAAtgggcccccagccccccagggggGCAGTGAAGAGCCTGGTGGGACCCAGTCGGAAGGAgggggcagcagcagcagtggtGCTGGTTCCCCTGGCCCCCCGGGGATCCTCAGGCTTGTGCAGTCCCCGCAGCGCGCTGACAC GCCACGGAgaaattcttcctcctcctcatccccctCAGAGCGGCCTCGGCAGAAACTCTCCCGGAAGGCAGCTTCCTCGGCTAACCTGTTGCTGCGGTCAGGGAGCACGGAGAG CCGTGGGGGGAAAGAAcctctctccagccctggggGTCCTGGGTCTCGGAGGAGCAACTATAATTTGG GCATCTCAGTGAAAATGTTCCTTCGCGGCCGCCCCATTACCATGTACATCCCGTCTGGCATCCGCAGCCTTGAGGAGCTGCCCAGCGGCCCACCCCCGGAGACCCTCAGCCTTGACTGGGT TTATGGGTACAGGGGTCGTGACTCCCGCTCTAATCTGTTTGTGCTGCGCTCTGGGGAGGTGGTCTACTTTATTGCCTGTGTGGTGGTGCTGTACCGGCCCGAGGGAGGCCCAGGGGGCCCTGGAGGTGGCGGCCAGAGACATTACCGGGGCCACACGGACTGCGTTCGATG CCTGGCCGTCCACCCGGATGGTGTCCGTGTAGCTTCAGGACAGACAGCTGGAGTGGATAAAGATGGCAAG cccctgcagccGGTGGTTCACGTCTGGGACTCAGAGACCCTGCTGAAGCTGCAGGAGATTGGACTGGGGGCCTTCGAGCGGGGCGTGGGAGCCTTGGCTTTCTCAGTGGCG GATCAGGGTGCTTTTCTTTGTGTCGTGGATGATTCCAATGAACACATGCTGTCAGTGTGGGACTGCAGCCGAGGCACGAAGCTGGCTGAGATTAAG AGTACCAATGACTCGGTTTTGGCCGTTGGCTTCAGCCCTCGTGACAGCAGTTGCATTGTCACCAGCGGGAAATCCCACGTCCACTTCTGGAACTGGAGTGGAGGAACAGGGGTTCCTGGGAACGGGACCCTCACCCGGAAACAGGGTGTCTTTGGG AAATACAAGAAACCCAAGTTTATCCCCTGCTTTGTGTTCCTCCCGGATGGAGACATTCTCACTGGGGATTCAGAGGGGAACATTCTCACCTGGGGGCGGAGCCTCTCAGATTCCAGAAccccaggcaggggtggggccaAAG AGACCTACGGGATTGTGGCCCAGGCCCACGCTCACGAAGGTTCCATCTTTGCCCTGTGTCTCCGGCGGGACGGGACTGTGCTGAGTGGCGGCGGACGGGACCGCCGGCTGGTCCAGTGGGGGCCGGGATTGGTGGCCCTCCAGGAGGCGGAG ATTCCTGAACACTTTGGGGCTGTGCGGGCCATTGcggaggggctgggctctgagctgCTGGTGGGAACCACGAAGAATGCATTGCTGAGGGGAGATCTGGCCCAGGGCTTCTCTCCTGTAATCCAG GGCCACACGGATGAGCTCTGGGGGCTCTGCACGCATCCCTTCCAGAACCGCTTCCTCACCTGTGGCCACGACCGGCAGCTCTGCCTGTGGGATGGGGAGGGCCATGCACTGGCCTGGAGCATTGACCTCAAG GAGACTGGTCTCTGTGCTGACTTCCACCCCAGTGGGGCAGTTGTGGCTGTAGGACTGAACACAGGGAG gTGGCTGGTTTTGGACACAGAGACCCGAGAGATTGTGTCGGACATCACTGATGGCAATGAGCAGCTCTCAGTGGTCCGGTATAGCCCAG ATGGGTTGTACCTGGCCATCGGTTCCCATGACAACATGATCTACATCTATAGTGTTTCCAGTGATGGGGCCAAGTCCAGCCGCTTTGGCCGCTGTGTG GGTCACTCCAGCTTCATCACTCACCTTGACTGGTCCAAGGATGGGAGTTTCATCATGTCCAATTCTGGGGACTATGAGATCCTTTACT GGGATGTGGTTGGAGGCTGCAAGCTGCTGAGGAATCGCTACGACAGCCGAGACCGGGAGTGGGCCACTTACACCTGCGTGCTGGGCTTCCACGTCTATG GCGCCAAGCCTCGTGTACGGCGGCCACGGCAGCCACGTGACCAGCGTCCGGTTCACGCACGACGACTCGCACCTCATCTCGCTGGGGGGCAAGGACGCCAGCATCTTCCAATGGCGAGTGCTGGGCGCTGGAGGCGCGGGGCCGGCGCCCACCACGCCCTCTCGAACGCCCTCCCTGTCCCCCGCCTCCTCTCTCGACGTCTGACCGCTGCGGGAGGGGACCCACCGGCCCTGCGGCGCGGCTCCGCCCCACCCGAAACCCCTAGGACCAGGGGCCGACCTTTCCTGGACTTCGAGACATTCCCGATTGCGCGTTTCCCTGGAGGGGGCGAATGGCACCCCCGCACACACTGTAGAGACCCGCTGGCTGAGCCGGGcagccccagcctgggccctgACTCCCGCCGCCTGCTGAGGGGCAATAAACCAAAAGCAAAGTCGCCTCCCAGTCCTTTTGTGGGGCTCGGCTGGGTGCCTCCGGGGCCCTGTGGGGGTGGCGATGAAGAAAAAGAGGAGTTTGGAAAGGGTAGGGGAGCGTAG
- the EML3 gene encoding echinoderm microtubule-associated protein-like 3 isoform X3 — translation MDGAGGPGEGPAQEALQSLSRRLQVQEKEMELVKAALAEALRLLRLHAPPNPLQDPGTPAPTRDSSPAAPPGLPPTCGPSLVSRGTQTETEVETEPSPGPPSLSNGPPAPQGGSEEPGGTQSEGGGSSSSGAGSPGPPGILRLVQSPQRADTPRRNSSSSSSPSERPRQKLSRKAASSANLLLRSGSTESRGGKEPLSSPGGPGSRRSNYNLEGISVKMFLRGRPITMYIPSGIRSLEELPSGPPPETLSLDWVYGYRGRDSRSNLFVLRSGEVVYFIACVVVLYRPEGGPGGPGGGGQRHYRGHTDCVRCLAVHPDGVRVASGQTAGVDKDGKPLQPVVHVWDSETLLKLQEIGLGAFERGVGALAFSVADQGAFLCVVDDSNEHMLSVWDCSRGTKLAEIKSTNDSVLAVGFSPRDSSCIVTSGKSHVHFWNWSGGTGVPGNGTLTRKQGVFGKYKKPKFIPCFVFLPDGDILTGDSEGNILTWGRSLSDSRTPGRGGAKETYGIVAQAHAHEGSIFALCLRRDGTVLSGGGRDRRLVQWGPGLVALQEAEIPEHFGAVRAIAEGLGSELLVGTTKNALLRGDLAQGFSPVIQGHTDELWGLCTHPFQNRFLTCGHDRQLCLWDGEGHALAWSIDLKETGLCADFHPSGAVVAVGLNTGRWLVLDTETREIVSDITDGNEQLSVVRYSPDGLYLAIGSHDNMIYIYSVSSDGAKSSRFGRCVGHSSFITHLDWSKDGSFIMSNSGDYEILYWDVVGGCKLLRNRYDSRDREWATYTCVLGFHVYGVWPDGSDGTDINSLCRSHNERVVAVADDFCKVHLFQYPCARAKAPSLVYGGHGSHVTSVRFTHDDSHLISLGGKDASIFQWRVLGAGGAGPAPTTPSRTPSLSPASSLDV, via the exons ATGGACGGGGCCGGGGGGCCCG GTGAGGGCCCTGCTCAGGAGGCCCTGCAGTCCTTGAGCCGGCGGCTTCAGGTGCAAGAGAAGGAGATGGAGCTGGTTAAGGCAGCCCTGGCCGAGGCCCTCCGCCTGCTGCGGCTGCAcgcgccccccaaccccctgcagGACCCTGGCACACCTGCTCCAACCCGAGATAG cagccctgccGCGCCCCCAGGACTGCCCCCCACGTGCGGCCCCTCCTTGGTGAGCCGGGGCACCCAGACCGAGACCGAGGTGGAGACGGAGCCATCCCCGGGCCCCCCTAGCCTGAGCAAtgggcccccagccccccagggggGCAGTGAAGAGCCTGGTGGGACCCAGTCGGAAGGAgggggcagcagcagcagtggtGCTGGTTCCCCTGGCCCCCCGGGGATCCTCAGGCTTGTGCAGTCCCCGCAGCGCGCTGACAC GCCACGGAgaaattcttcctcctcctcatccccctCAGAGCGGCCTCGGCAGAAACTCTCCCGGAAGGCAGCTTCCTCGGCTAACCTGTTGCTGCGGTCAGGGAGCACGGAGAG CCGTGGGGGGAAAGAAcctctctccagccctggggGTCCTGGGTCTCGGAGGAGCAACTATAATTTGG AAGGCATCTCAGTGAAAATGTTCCTTCGCGGCCGCCCCATTACCATGTACATCCCGTCTGGCATCCGCAGCCTTGAGGAGCTGCCCAGCGGCCCACCCCCGGAGACCCTCAGCCTTGACTGGGT TTATGGGTACAGGGGTCGTGACTCCCGCTCTAATCTGTTTGTGCTGCGCTCTGGGGAGGTGGTCTACTTTATTGCCTGTGTGGTGGTGCTGTACCGGCCCGAGGGAGGCCCAGGGGGCCCTGGAGGTGGCGGCCAGAGACATTACCGGGGCCACACGGACTGCGTTCGATG CCTGGCCGTCCACCCGGATGGTGTCCGTGTAGCTTCAGGACAGACAGCTGGAGTGGATAAAGATGGCAAG cccctgcagccGGTGGTTCACGTCTGGGACTCAGAGACCCTGCTGAAGCTGCAGGAGATTGGACTGGGGGCCTTCGAGCGGGGCGTGGGAGCCTTGGCTTTCTCAGTGGCG GATCAGGGTGCTTTTCTTTGTGTCGTGGATGATTCCAATGAACACATGCTGTCAGTGTGGGACTGCAGCCGAGGCACGAAGCTGGCTGAGATTAAG AGTACCAATGACTCGGTTTTGGCCGTTGGCTTCAGCCCTCGTGACAGCAGTTGCATTGTCACCAGCGGGAAATCCCACGTCCACTTCTGGAACTGGAGTGGAGGAACAGGGGTTCCTGGGAACGGGACCCTCACCCGGAAACAGGGTGTCTTTGGG AAATACAAGAAACCCAAGTTTATCCCCTGCTTTGTGTTCCTCCCGGATGGAGACATTCTCACTGGGGATTCAGAGGGGAACATTCTCACCTGGGGGCGGAGCCTCTCAGATTCCAGAAccccaggcaggggtggggccaAAG AGACCTACGGGATTGTGGCCCAGGCCCACGCTCACGAAGGTTCCATCTTTGCCCTGTGTCTCCGGCGGGACGGGACTGTGCTGAGTGGCGGCGGACGGGACCGCCGGCTGGTCCAGTGGGGGCCGGGATTGGTGGCCCTCCAGGAGGCGGAG ATTCCTGAACACTTTGGGGCTGTGCGGGCCATTGcggaggggctgggctctgagctgCTGGTGGGAACCACGAAGAATGCATTGCTGAGGGGAGATCTGGCCCAGGGCTTCTCTCCTGTAATCCAG GGCCACACGGATGAGCTCTGGGGGCTCTGCACGCATCCCTTCCAGAACCGCTTCCTCACCTGTGGCCACGACCGGCAGCTCTGCCTGTGGGATGGGGAGGGCCATGCACTGGCCTGGAGCATTGACCTCAAG GAGACTGGTCTCTGTGCTGACTTCCACCCCAGTGGGGCAGTTGTGGCTGTAGGACTGAACACAGGGAG gTGGCTGGTTTTGGACACAGAGACCCGAGAGATTGTGTCGGACATCACTGATGGCAATGAGCAGCTCTCAGTGGTCCGGTATAGCCCAG ATGGGTTGTACCTGGCCATCGGTTCCCATGACAACATGATCTACATCTATAGTGTTTCCAGTGATGGGGCCAAGTCCAGCCGCTTTGGCCGCTGTGTG GGTCACTCCAGCTTCATCACTCACCTTGACTGGTCCAAGGATGGGAGTTTCATCATGTCCAATTCTGGGGACTATGAGATCCTTTACT GGGATGTGGTTGGAGGCTGCAAGCTGCTGAGGAATCGCTACGACAGCCGAGACCGGGAGTGGGCCACTTACACCTGCGTGCTGGGCTTCCACGTCTATG GCGTGTGGCCAGACGGCTCGGATGGCACCGACATCAACTCCCTGTGTCGCTCCCACAACGAGCGCGTGGTGGCCGTGGCCGACGACTTCTGCAAAGTGCACCTGTTCCAGTACCCGTGCGCGCGCGCCAAG GCGCCAAGCCTCGTGTACGGCGGCCACGGCAGCCACGTGACCAGCGTCCGGTTCACGCACGACGACTCGCACCTCATCTCGCTGGGGGGCAAGGACGCCAGCATCTTCCAATGGCGAGTGCTGGGCGCTGGAGGCGCGGGGCCGGCGCCCACCACGCCCTCTCGAACGCCCTCCCTGTCCCCCGCCTCCTCTCTCGACGTCTGA
- the EML3 gene encoding echinoderm microtubule-associated protein-like 3 isoform X4 has protein sequence MDGAGGPGEGPAQEALQSLSRRLQVQEKEMELVKAALAEALRLLRLHAPPNPLQDPGTPAPTRDSPAAPPGLPPTCGPSLVSRGTQTETEVETEPSPGPPSLSNGPPAPQGGSEEPGGTQSEGGGSSSSGAGSPGPPGILRLVQSPQRADTPRRNSSSSSSPSERPRQKLSRKAASSANLLLRSGSTESRGGKEPLSSPGGPGSRRSNYNLEGISVKMFLRGRPITMYIPSGIRSLEELPSGPPPETLSLDWVYGYRGRDSRSNLFVLRSGEVVYFIACVVVLYRPEGGPGGPGGGGQRHYRGHTDCVRCLAVHPDGVRVASGQTAGVDKDGKPLQPVVHVWDSETLLKLQEIGLGAFERGVGALAFSVADQGAFLCVVDDSNEHMLSVWDCSRGTKLAEIKSTNDSVLAVGFSPRDSSCIVTSGKSHVHFWNWSGGTGVPGNGTLTRKQGVFGKYKKPKFIPCFVFLPDGDILTGDSEGNILTWGRSLSDSRTPGRGGAKETYGIVAQAHAHEGSIFALCLRRDGTVLSGGGRDRRLVQWGPGLVALQEAEIPEHFGAVRAIAEGLGSELLVGTTKNALLRGDLAQGFSPVIQGHTDELWGLCTHPFQNRFLTCGHDRQLCLWDGEGHALAWSIDLKETGLCADFHPSGAVVAVGLNTGRWLVLDTETREIVSDITDGNEQLSVVRYSPDGLYLAIGSHDNMIYIYSVSSDGAKSSRFGRCVGHSSFITHLDWSKDGSFIMSNSGDYEILYWDVVGGCKLLRNRYDSRDREWATYTCVLGFHVYGVWPDGSDGTDINSLCRSHNERVVAVADDFCKVHLFQYPCARAKAPSLVYGGHGSHVTSVRFTHDDSHLISLGGKDASIFQWRVLGAGGAGPAPTTPSRTPSLSPASSLDV, from the exons ATGGACGGGGCCGGGGGGCCCG GTGAGGGCCCTGCTCAGGAGGCCCTGCAGTCCTTGAGCCGGCGGCTTCAGGTGCAAGAGAAGGAGATGGAGCTGGTTAAGGCAGCCCTGGCCGAGGCCCTCCGCCTGCTGCGGCTGCAcgcgccccccaaccccctgcagGACCCTGGCACACCTGCTCCAACCCGAGATAG ccctgccGCGCCCCCAGGACTGCCCCCCACGTGCGGCCCCTCCTTGGTGAGCCGGGGCACCCAGACCGAGACCGAGGTGGAGACGGAGCCATCCCCGGGCCCCCCTAGCCTGAGCAAtgggcccccagccccccagggggGCAGTGAAGAGCCTGGTGGGACCCAGTCGGAAGGAgggggcagcagcagcagtggtGCTGGTTCCCCTGGCCCCCCGGGGATCCTCAGGCTTGTGCAGTCCCCGCAGCGCGCTGACAC GCCACGGAgaaattcttcctcctcctcatccccctCAGAGCGGCCTCGGCAGAAACTCTCCCGGAAGGCAGCTTCCTCGGCTAACCTGTTGCTGCGGTCAGGGAGCACGGAGAG CCGTGGGGGGAAAGAAcctctctccagccctggggGTCCTGGGTCTCGGAGGAGCAACTATAATTTGG AAGGCATCTCAGTGAAAATGTTCCTTCGCGGCCGCCCCATTACCATGTACATCCCGTCTGGCATCCGCAGCCTTGAGGAGCTGCCCAGCGGCCCACCCCCGGAGACCCTCAGCCTTGACTGGGT TTATGGGTACAGGGGTCGTGACTCCCGCTCTAATCTGTTTGTGCTGCGCTCTGGGGAGGTGGTCTACTTTATTGCCTGTGTGGTGGTGCTGTACCGGCCCGAGGGAGGCCCAGGGGGCCCTGGAGGTGGCGGCCAGAGACATTACCGGGGCCACACGGACTGCGTTCGATG CCTGGCCGTCCACCCGGATGGTGTCCGTGTAGCTTCAGGACAGACAGCTGGAGTGGATAAAGATGGCAAG cccctgcagccGGTGGTTCACGTCTGGGACTCAGAGACCCTGCTGAAGCTGCAGGAGATTGGACTGGGGGCCTTCGAGCGGGGCGTGGGAGCCTTGGCTTTCTCAGTGGCG GATCAGGGTGCTTTTCTTTGTGTCGTGGATGATTCCAATGAACACATGCTGTCAGTGTGGGACTGCAGCCGAGGCACGAAGCTGGCTGAGATTAAG AGTACCAATGACTCGGTTTTGGCCGTTGGCTTCAGCCCTCGTGACAGCAGTTGCATTGTCACCAGCGGGAAATCCCACGTCCACTTCTGGAACTGGAGTGGAGGAACAGGGGTTCCTGGGAACGGGACCCTCACCCGGAAACAGGGTGTCTTTGGG AAATACAAGAAACCCAAGTTTATCCCCTGCTTTGTGTTCCTCCCGGATGGAGACATTCTCACTGGGGATTCAGAGGGGAACATTCTCACCTGGGGGCGGAGCCTCTCAGATTCCAGAAccccaggcaggggtggggccaAAG AGACCTACGGGATTGTGGCCCAGGCCCACGCTCACGAAGGTTCCATCTTTGCCCTGTGTCTCCGGCGGGACGGGACTGTGCTGAGTGGCGGCGGACGGGACCGCCGGCTGGTCCAGTGGGGGCCGGGATTGGTGGCCCTCCAGGAGGCGGAG ATTCCTGAACACTTTGGGGCTGTGCGGGCCATTGcggaggggctgggctctgagctgCTGGTGGGAACCACGAAGAATGCATTGCTGAGGGGAGATCTGGCCCAGGGCTTCTCTCCTGTAATCCAG GGCCACACGGATGAGCTCTGGGGGCTCTGCACGCATCCCTTCCAGAACCGCTTCCTCACCTGTGGCCACGACCGGCAGCTCTGCCTGTGGGATGGGGAGGGCCATGCACTGGCCTGGAGCATTGACCTCAAG GAGACTGGTCTCTGTGCTGACTTCCACCCCAGTGGGGCAGTTGTGGCTGTAGGACTGAACACAGGGAG gTGGCTGGTTTTGGACACAGAGACCCGAGAGATTGTGTCGGACATCACTGATGGCAATGAGCAGCTCTCAGTGGTCCGGTATAGCCCAG ATGGGTTGTACCTGGCCATCGGTTCCCATGACAACATGATCTACATCTATAGTGTTTCCAGTGATGGGGCCAAGTCCAGCCGCTTTGGCCGCTGTGTG GGTCACTCCAGCTTCATCACTCACCTTGACTGGTCCAAGGATGGGAGTTTCATCATGTCCAATTCTGGGGACTATGAGATCCTTTACT GGGATGTGGTTGGAGGCTGCAAGCTGCTGAGGAATCGCTACGACAGCCGAGACCGGGAGTGGGCCACTTACACCTGCGTGCTGGGCTTCCACGTCTATG GCGTGTGGCCAGACGGCTCGGATGGCACCGACATCAACTCCCTGTGTCGCTCCCACAACGAGCGCGTGGTGGCCGTGGCCGACGACTTCTGCAAAGTGCACCTGTTCCAGTACCCGTGCGCGCGCGCCAAG GCGCCAAGCCTCGTGTACGGCGGCCACGGCAGCCACGTGACCAGCGTCCGGTTCACGCACGACGACTCGCACCTCATCTCGCTGGGGGGCAAGGACGCCAGCATCTTCCAATGGCGAGTGCTGGGCGCTGGAGGCGCGGGGCCGGCGCCCACCACGCCCTCTCGAACGCCCTCCCTGTCCCCCGCCTCCTCTCTCGACGTCTGA